TATCTACTCAAGTAGTTCTGTTAGTGGGCAATACGCTGGTTCTATTAATTTTATTTATAAACAAATTGCATATTACATCATAGGATTTGTTGCAATGATTATGATTTCAAAATTAGATAATCAGCAGTTAAGAAATGTTTCTTTAGCTTTGTACGTTCTAATATTTATTTTATTAGTAGGTTTAATTTTTGCACCTGAAAGTATTGCCAGACCAATAAATGACGCAAAAGCCTGGTATCAAATACCTTTTATAGGGAGTTTTCAGCCTTCAGAATTTCTAAAATTTTGTTTTTTAATACTTACAAGTTGGAGCATTATTAAACATAATAAAAAATATAGAGTCCATACTTTCAAATCTGATTTGATTTTGCTAATTAAAATCGCACTACTTACTATACCCCCAATGCTTTTAGTTTACATTCAACCTGATACTGGGATGATTATGCTATATATCGCTATGTTATTACCTATGTTGTTTTTTTCTGGGATTAAAAAAAGATTTTTATTGCTCATACTTAGTGTTCCTACTATCATAATTTCTTTTATTTTGGTTTGTTATTTTTTCTTCAATGAATATTATCAAAAAATAATTTTAGGAAGCTTATCCCCTCACCAAATTTCTCGTATTAATGGATGGCTTGATCCCTTTAATTATGGCGATTCTGCATATCAAACTAAAAAAGGAATTCTAGCAATCGGTTCTGGACAAATCTCCGGAAAAGGTTTCATGCACAATAATGTTTACATACCCGAAAAACATACAGATTTTATCTTCGCAAACATTGCAGAAGAAACAGGATTTATAGGAGCTTCATTTGTGCTAATAATATTATTCTTATTAATACTTAGATTTGTGCAAATATCATTAACTGCCAATACACAATTTACTATTCTTTTAACATCAGGAATTGTGAGTCTTTTTACTTTT
This window of the Rummeliibacillus pycnus genome carries:
- a CDS encoding FtsW/RodA/SpoVE family cell cycle protein, with product MEKKIKIDHQIVLYITILSIISYSFIYSSSSVSGQYAGSINFIYKQIAYYIIGFVAMIMISKLDNQQLRNVSLALYVLIFILLVGLIFAPESIARPINDAKAWYQIPFIGSFQPSEFLKFCFLILTSWSIIKHNKKYRVHTFKSDLILLIKIALLTIPPMLLVYIQPDTGMIMLYIAMLLPMLFFSGIKKRFLLLILSVPTIIISFILVCYFFFNEYYQKIILGSLSPHQISRINGWLDPFNYGDSAYQTKKGILAIGSGQISGKGFMHNNVYIPEKHTDFIFANIAEETGFIGASFVLIILFLLILRFVQISLTANTQFTILLTSGIVSLFTFQIFQNVGMTMGLLPVTGVTLPFLSYGGSSLLSNMMLVGIMISIKNSYGGLMFKYGEED